From a region of the Tachypleus tridentatus isolate NWPU-2018 chromosome 1, ASM421037v1, whole genome shotgun sequence genome:
- the LOC143230963 gene encoding uncharacterized protein LOC143230963 isoform X3, translating into MEVLKIKIEPFYDEKQDALLDVKLMRNEDETFTLSSKEAGSLQERSLTTILKSGLVKEEQEDKYGVTEKTENIFVTMKTEQSDDLTQSEVMLKFSKSTDDDLDSSKCGVINVKTETELQEDVQCVDSRLESTSGIMTGMNTCCRSQFPGDHVLRQDVCGKTNLNGCNMKQSDIFQDIENPHSYITCGRESVTVDNLKLHKRIPTGGKLYNSELKNQIHTGKKLYSCVVCEKYFRTNTELKIHQRIHTGEKPYSCDFCGKQFGNNCNLKKHERIHTGERPYSCVVCNKQFRTTSALKYHKRIHTGEKPYSCSICGKDFKRNGELKKHQRIHTGEKPYSCDVCGKDFITNGDLKKHERRHTGEKPYCCAICGKDFKTNGGLKMHHKIHTGEKPYSCEVCGKHFRTNTELKTHQRIHTGEKPYSCLVCNTQFRTDNALKYHKRIHTGEKTYSCETCGKQFRSNSNLKKHERIHTGERPYTCVVCNKQFRTNSALRYHEGIHI; encoded by the exons atggaagtattaaagataaaaattgaACCATTTTATGATGAGAAGCAGGATGCTTTGTTAGATGTCAAACTGATGAGAAATGAAGATGAAACATTTACATTATCAAGTA AAGAAGCTGGTTCCTTacaagaaagatctttaactaccATTTTGAAGTCTGGTCTGGTAAAAGAGGAACAAGAAGACAAGTATGGAGTAACAGAAAAAACTGAG AACATATTTGTCACAATGAAGACAGAACAGTCTGATGACCTAACACAAAGTGAGGTTATGTTAAAGTTCAGTAAGAGTACTGATGATGATTTGGATAGTTCAAAATGTGGTGTTATCaatgtgaaaacagaaactgaattACAAGAAGATGTTCAGTGTGTTGATTCTAGATTGGAAAGTACATCTG GTATAATGACTGGTATGAACACCTGTTGTAGAAGTCAGTTTCCTGGAGATCATGTTTTAAGACAAGATGTCTgtggaaaaacaaatttaaatggaTGTAACATGAAACAATCTGATATATTTCAGGATATAGAAAACCCTCACAGTTATATAACATGTGGAAGAGAATCTGTAACAGTTGATAACCTAAAACTACATAAAAGAATTCCCACTGGAGGGAAACTGTATAATAGTGAATTGAAAAACCAAATACACACTGGGAAGAAACTTTACAGTTGTGTGGTTTGTGAAAAATACTTTAGGACaaatactgaattaaaaatacatcaaagaatacatactggggagaaaccttacagttgtgacttttgtggaaaacagtttgggaATAACTGTAACTTAAAGAAACATGAACGGATACATACTGGAGAGAGACCTTACAGTTGTGTTGTATGTAATAAACAGTTTAGAACAACTAGtgcattaaaatatcataaaagaatacatactggtgagaaaccttacagCTGTTCAATCTGTGGAAAAGACTTTAAAAGGAATGGGGAATTAAAAAAGCACCAGAgaatacatactggagagaaaccttacagttgtgatGTTTGTGGAAAGGACTTTATAACAAATGGTGATTTAAAAAAGCATGAAAGAagacacactggggagaaaccttactgTTGTGCAATTTGTGGAAAAGACTTTAAAACCAATGGGGGGTTGAAAATGCATCATAAAATACatactggtgagaaaccttacagttgtgaagtttgtggaaaacactttagaacaaatactgaattaaaaacacatcaaagaatacacactggggagaaaccttatagTTGCCTAGTATGTAATACACAATTTAGAACAGATAAtgcattaaaatatcataaaagaatacatactggagagaaaaCTTACAGTTGTGAAACCTGTGGAAAACAATTTCGAAGTAACTCTAACTTAAAGAAACATGAACGAATACATACGGGGGAGAGACCTTACACGTGTGTTGTGTGTAATAAACAGTTTAGAACAAACAGTGCATTAAGATATCATGAAGGAATACATATTTGA
- the LOC143230963 gene encoding uncharacterized protein LOC143230963 isoform X2 has translation MMQKFVRFDRRCVCALPVWVSCYRSYRLLISFQTSSEEAGSLQERSLTTILKSGLVKEEQEDKYGVTEKTEVNIFVTMKTEQSDDLTQSEVMLKFSKSTDDDLDSSKCGVINVKTETELQEDVQCVDSRLESTSGIMTGMNTCCRSQFPGDHVLRQDVCGKTNLNGCNMKQSDIFQDIENPHSYITCGRESVTVDNLKLHKRIPTGGKLYNSELKNQIHTGKKLYSCVVCEKYFRTNTELKIHQRIHTGEKPYSCDFCGKQFGNNCNLKKHERIHTGERPYSCVVCNKQFRTTSALKYHKRIHTGEKPYSCSICGKDFKRNGELKKHQRIHTGEKPYSCDVCGKDFITNGDLKKHERRHTGEKPYCCAICGKDFKTNGGLKMHHKIHTGEKPYSCEVCGKHFRTNTELKTHQRIHTGEKPYSCLVCNTQFRTDNALKYHKRIHTGEKTYSCETCGKQFRSNSNLKKHERIHTGERPYTCVVCNKQFRTNSALRYHEGIHI, from the exons AAGAAGCTGGTTCCTTacaagaaagatctttaactaccATTTTGAAGTCTGGTCTGGTAAAAGAGGAACAAGAAGACAAGTATGGAGTAACAGAAAAAACTGAGGTA AACATATTTGTCACAATGAAGACAGAACAGTCTGATGACCTAACACAAAGTGAGGTTATGTTAAAGTTCAGTAAGAGTACTGATGATGATTTGGATAGTTCAAAATGTGGTGTTATCaatgtgaaaacagaaactgaattACAAGAAGATGTTCAGTGTGTTGATTCTAGATTGGAAAGTACATCTG GTATAATGACTGGTATGAACACCTGTTGTAGAAGTCAGTTTCCTGGAGATCATGTTTTAAGACAAGATGTCTgtggaaaaacaaatttaaatggaTGTAACATGAAACAATCTGATATATTTCAGGATATAGAAAACCCTCACAGTTATATAACATGTGGAAGAGAATCTGTAACAGTTGATAACCTAAAACTACATAAAAGAATTCCCACTGGAGGGAAACTGTATAATAGTGAATTGAAAAACCAAATACACACTGGGAAGAAACTTTACAGTTGTGTGGTTTGTGAAAAATACTTTAGGACaaatactgaattaaaaatacatcaaagaatacatactggggagaaaccttacagttgtgacttttgtggaaaacagtttgggaATAACTGTAACTTAAAGAAACATGAACGGATACATACTGGAGAGAGACCTTACAGTTGTGTTGTATGTAATAAACAGTTTAGAACAACTAGtgcattaaaatatcataaaagaatacatactggtgagaaaccttacagCTGTTCAATCTGTGGAAAAGACTTTAAAAGGAATGGGGAATTAAAAAAGCACCAGAgaatacatactggagagaaaccttacagttgtgatGTTTGTGGAAAGGACTTTATAACAAATGGTGATTTAAAAAAGCATGAAAGAagacacactggggagaaaccttactgTTGTGCAATTTGTGGAAAAGACTTTAAAACCAATGGGGGGTTGAAAATGCATCATAAAATACatactggtgagaaaccttacagttgtgaagtttgtggaaaacactttagaacaaatactgaattaaaaacacatcaaagaatacacactggggagaaaccttatagTTGCCTAGTATGTAATACACAATTTAGAACAGATAAtgcattaaaatatcataaaagaatacatactggagagaaaaCTTACAGTTGTGAAACCTGTGGAAAACAATTTCGAAGTAACTCTAACTTAAAGAAACATGAACGAATACATACGGGGGAGAGACCTTACACGTGTGTTGTGTGTAATAAACAGTTTAGAACAAACAGTGCATTAAGATATCATGAAGGAATACATATTTGA
- the LOC143230963 gene encoding uncharacterized protein LOC143230963 isoform X1 translates to MEVLKIKIEPFYDEKQDALLDVKLMRNEDETFTLSSKEAGSLQERSLTTILKSGLVKEEQEDKYGVTEKTEVNIFVTMKTEQSDDLTQSEVMLKFSKSTDDDLDSSKCGVINVKTETELQEDVQCVDSRLESTSGIMTGMNTCCRSQFPGDHVLRQDVCGKTNLNGCNMKQSDIFQDIENPHSYITCGRESVTVDNLKLHKRIPTGGKLYNSELKNQIHTGKKLYSCVVCEKYFRTNTELKIHQRIHTGEKPYSCDFCGKQFGNNCNLKKHERIHTGERPYSCVVCNKQFRTTSALKYHKRIHTGEKPYSCSICGKDFKRNGELKKHQRIHTGEKPYSCDVCGKDFITNGDLKKHERRHTGEKPYCCAICGKDFKTNGGLKMHHKIHTGEKPYSCEVCGKHFRTNTELKTHQRIHTGEKPYSCLVCNTQFRTDNALKYHKRIHTGEKTYSCETCGKQFRSNSNLKKHERIHTGERPYTCVVCNKQFRTNSALRYHEGIHI, encoded by the exons atggaagtattaaagataaaaattgaACCATTTTATGATGAGAAGCAGGATGCTTTGTTAGATGTCAAACTGATGAGAAATGAAGATGAAACATTTACATTATCAAGTA AAGAAGCTGGTTCCTTacaagaaagatctttaactaccATTTTGAAGTCTGGTCTGGTAAAAGAGGAACAAGAAGACAAGTATGGAGTAACAGAAAAAACTGAGGTA AACATATTTGTCACAATGAAGACAGAACAGTCTGATGACCTAACACAAAGTGAGGTTATGTTAAAGTTCAGTAAGAGTACTGATGATGATTTGGATAGTTCAAAATGTGGTGTTATCaatgtgaaaacagaaactgaattACAAGAAGATGTTCAGTGTGTTGATTCTAGATTGGAAAGTACATCTG GTATAATGACTGGTATGAACACCTGTTGTAGAAGTCAGTTTCCTGGAGATCATGTTTTAAGACAAGATGTCTgtggaaaaacaaatttaaatggaTGTAACATGAAACAATCTGATATATTTCAGGATATAGAAAACCCTCACAGTTATATAACATGTGGAAGAGAATCTGTAACAGTTGATAACCTAAAACTACATAAAAGAATTCCCACTGGAGGGAAACTGTATAATAGTGAATTGAAAAACCAAATACACACTGGGAAGAAACTTTACAGTTGTGTGGTTTGTGAAAAATACTTTAGGACaaatactgaattaaaaatacatcaaagaatacatactggggagaaaccttacagttgtgacttttgtggaaaacagtttgggaATAACTGTAACTTAAAGAAACATGAACGGATACATACTGGAGAGAGACCTTACAGTTGTGTTGTATGTAATAAACAGTTTAGAACAACTAGtgcattaaaatatcataaaagaatacatactggtgagaaaccttacagCTGTTCAATCTGTGGAAAAGACTTTAAAAGGAATGGGGAATTAAAAAAGCACCAGAgaatacatactggagagaaaccttacagttgtgatGTTTGTGGAAAGGACTTTATAACAAATGGTGATTTAAAAAAGCATGAAAGAagacacactggggagaaaccttactgTTGTGCAATTTGTGGAAAAGACTTTAAAACCAATGGGGGGTTGAAAATGCATCATAAAATACatactggtgagaaaccttacagttgtgaagtttgtggaaaacactttagaacaaatactgaattaaaaacacatcaaagaatacacactggggagaaaccttatagTTGCCTAGTATGTAATACACAATTTAGAACAGATAAtgcattaaaatatcataaaagaatacatactggagagaaaaCTTACAGTTGTGAAACCTGTGGAAAACAATTTCGAAGTAACTCTAACTTAAAGAAACATGAACGAATACATACGGGGGAGAGACCTTACACGTGTGTTGTGTGTAATAAACAGTTTAGAACAAACAGTGCATTAAGATATCATGAAGGAATACATATTTGA
- the LOC143230963 gene encoding uncharacterized protein LOC143230963 isoform X4, translated as MMQKFVRFDRRCVCALPVWVSCYRSYRLLISFQTSSEEAGSLQERSLTTILKSGLVKEEQEDKYGVTEKTENIFVTMKTEQSDDLTQSEVMLKFSKSTDDDLDSSKCGVINVKTETELQEDVQCVDSRLESTSGIMTGMNTCCRSQFPGDHVLRQDVCGKTNLNGCNMKQSDIFQDIENPHSYITCGRESVTVDNLKLHKRIPTGGKLYNSELKNQIHTGKKLYSCVVCEKYFRTNTELKIHQRIHTGEKPYSCDFCGKQFGNNCNLKKHERIHTGERPYSCVVCNKQFRTTSALKYHKRIHTGEKPYSCSICGKDFKRNGELKKHQRIHTGEKPYSCDVCGKDFITNGDLKKHERRHTGEKPYCCAICGKDFKTNGGLKMHHKIHTGEKPYSCEVCGKHFRTNTELKTHQRIHTGEKPYSCLVCNTQFRTDNALKYHKRIHTGEKTYSCETCGKQFRSNSNLKKHERIHTGERPYTCVVCNKQFRTNSALRYHEGIHI; from the exons AAGAAGCTGGTTCCTTacaagaaagatctttaactaccATTTTGAAGTCTGGTCTGGTAAAAGAGGAACAAGAAGACAAGTATGGAGTAACAGAAAAAACTGAG AACATATTTGTCACAATGAAGACAGAACAGTCTGATGACCTAACACAAAGTGAGGTTATGTTAAAGTTCAGTAAGAGTACTGATGATGATTTGGATAGTTCAAAATGTGGTGTTATCaatgtgaaaacagaaactgaattACAAGAAGATGTTCAGTGTGTTGATTCTAGATTGGAAAGTACATCTG GTATAATGACTGGTATGAACACCTGTTGTAGAAGTCAGTTTCCTGGAGATCATGTTTTAAGACAAGATGTCTgtggaaaaacaaatttaaatggaTGTAACATGAAACAATCTGATATATTTCAGGATATAGAAAACCCTCACAGTTATATAACATGTGGAAGAGAATCTGTAACAGTTGATAACCTAAAACTACATAAAAGAATTCCCACTGGAGGGAAACTGTATAATAGTGAATTGAAAAACCAAATACACACTGGGAAGAAACTTTACAGTTGTGTGGTTTGTGAAAAATACTTTAGGACaaatactgaattaaaaatacatcaaagaatacatactggggagaaaccttacagttgtgacttttgtggaaaacagtttgggaATAACTGTAACTTAAAGAAACATGAACGGATACATACTGGAGAGAGACCTTACAGTTGTGTTGTATGTAATAAACAGTTTAGAACAACTAGtgcattaaaatatcataaaagaatacatactggtgagaaaccttacagCTGTTCAATCTGTGGAAAAGACTTTAAAAGGAATGGGGAATTAAAAAAGCACCAGAgaatacatactggagagaaaccttacagttgtgatGTTTGTGGAAAGGACTTTATAACAAATGGTGATTTAAAAAAGCATGAAAGAagacacactggggagaaaccttactgTTGTGCAATTTGTGGAAAAGACTTTAAAACCAATGGGGGGTTGAAAATGCATCATAAAATACatactggtgagaaaccttacagttgtgaagtttgtggaaaacactttagaacaaatactgaattaaaaacacatcaaagaatacacactggggagaaaccttatagTTGCCTAGTATGTAATACACAATTTAGAACAGATAAtgcattaaaatatcataaaagaatacatactggagagaaaaCTTACAGTTGTGAAACCTGTGGAAAACAATTTCGAAGTAACTCTAACTTAAAGAAACATGAACGAATACATACGGGGGAGAGACCTTACACGTGTGTTGTGTGTAATAAACAGTTTAGAACAAACAGTGCATTAAGATATCATGAAGGAATACATATTTGA
- the LOC143230963 gene encoding uncharacterized protein LOC143230963 isoform X5: protein MKTEQSDDLTQSEVMLKFSKSTDDDLDSSKCGVINVKTETELQEDVQCVDSRLESTSGIMTGMNTCCRSQFPGDHVLRQDVCGKTNLNGCNMKQSDIFQDIENPHSYITCGRESVTVDNLKLHKRIPTGGKLYNSELKNQIHTGKKLYSCVVCEKYFRTNTELKIHQRIHTGEKPYSCDFCGKQFGNNCNLKKHERIHTGERPYSCVVCNKQFRTTSALKYHKRIHTGEKPYSCSICGKDFKRNGELKKHQRIHTGEKPYSCDVCGKDFITNGDLKKHERRHTGEKPYCCAICGKDFKTNGGLKMHHKIHTGEKPYSCEVCGKHFRTNTELKTHQRIHTGEKPYSCLVCNTQFRTDNALKYHKRIHTGEKTYSCETCGKQFRSNSNLKKHERIHTGERPYTCVVCNKQFRTNSALRYHEGIHI, encoded by the exons ATGAAGACAGAACAGTCTGATGACCTAACACAAAGTGAGGTTATGTTAAAGTTCAGTAAGAGTACTGATGATGATTTGGATAGTTCAAAATGTGGTGTTATCaatgtgaaaacagaaactgaattACAAGAAGATGTTCAGTGTGTTGATTCTAGATTGGAAAGTACATCTG GTATAATGACTGGTATGAACACCTGTTGTAGAAGTCAGTTTCCTGGAGATCATGTTTTAAGACAAGATGTCTgtggaaaaacaaatttaaatggaTGTAACATGAAACAATCTGATATATTTCAGGATATAGAAAACCCTCACAGTTATATAACATGTGGAAGAGAATCTGTAACAGTTGATAACCTAAAACTACATAAAAGAATTCCCACTGGAGGGAAACTGTATAATAGTGAATTGAAAAACCAAATACACACTGGGAAGAAACTTTACAGTTGTGTGGTTTGTGAAAAATACTTTAGGACaaatactgaattaaaaatacatcaaagaatacatactggggagaaaccttacagttgtgacttttgtggaaaacagtttgggaATAACTGTAACTTAAAGAAACATGAACGGATACATACTGGAGAGAGACCTTACAGTTGTGTTGTATGTAATAAACAGTTTAGAACAACTAGtgcattaaaatatcataaaagaatacatactggtgagaaaccttacagCTGTTCAATCTGTGGAAAAGACTTTAAAAGGAATGGGGAATTAAAAAAGCACCAGAgaatacatactggagagaaaccttacagttgtgatGTTTGTGGAAAGGACTTTATAACAAATGGTGATTTAAAAAAGCATGAAAGAagacacactggggagaaaccttactgTTGTGCAATTTGTGGAAAAGACTTTAAAACCAATGGGGGGTTGAAAATGCATCATAAAATACatactggtgagaaaccttacagttgtgaagtttgtggaaaacactttagaacaaatactgaattaaaaacacatcaaagaatacacactggggagaaaccttatagTTGCCTAGTATGTAATACACAATTTAGAACAGATAAtgcattaaaatatcataaaagaatacatactggagagaaaaCTTACAGTTGTGAAACCTGTGGAAAACAATTTCGAAGTAACTCTAACTTAAAGAAACATGAACGAATACATACGGGGGAGAGACCTTACACGTGTGTTGTGTGTAATAAACAGTTTAGAACAAACAGTGCATTAAGATATCATGAAGGAATACATATTTGA